TGCACAATAACTCCATTGTTAGAGGGAGAAAAGTCAGCTGCATGCTGTCCCTTGCTACTGAAAAAAGTAACTGGGGAAGTTGACCACATTTGATTTTGTAGTATTGATGCCTTTAGGGAACTTCTGTAAACAGAGTTTCCACTTGTgttctaatttcatttttaacatttaatcCACAGACTGAAAGATCAGTTTATTTTGAATCCCTCAGTCCTAAAACAAATATTCTAAATGCTTTGTATGTTATGTTATATTTATTACCtaaatttaaaaggaatttctgttcaaatacaGAAACTAGTATATATGTTGTTAATAACTTTAAAAGCTTGCTCTACAAAGGTGTAAATGCGAGGATGAAAGTTGTTCTTCACAAGTATTTTGCAACATGCACTGTATTTAAAAGATCATCACCTTACTAGGTAGAATAAGATTTCAACCTTAGTTGTGAAGCCATGTGATTAAAGGCCCACAATATTACTTTGTATGAGttactttctctgtatttacttaaaatatagTTTAAGGAAGGTAGACTGCTCACTTGAAGACTTCAATTGCAATTTCTGTTTAGTTTGTCTTAGAAGATGCCACTTAAAGCTAACAACTGTCCGTGTAATGAATGCTTTTCTAGCACAGTAAAAGTCTGAAGTGCTGAAGTAGTTTTGTAAGGAGATGTGAATAGTCTTGTAGATGAATATTGTGCAGAAGTTTTTCTTGTTGTAAGAATGAAACTGTTCTCTATTGTGACTGATTCTTAGTACTTTCCTCGTAGTTGGCTGTCTGAGATGAGAACTGCAGCAGATATGCTTTGAACCATCACTATTTGTAGATCATTTCCCTACATGAACATTGCCAAATGTACTTTGTGCATTAATGCTGAAGTTATAAGTAAAATACAGTAGCTGTCTATAAAATAATACCTAGCTTTTGTAACTCTCAAAAGACCTGACCTTTTCCAGAACTGTGGGTACTTTTACTAGGTATGATacatcaattttattttgacaaataaCACTTTAAAACTTAGAGCAACTTAATTGCTAGAGTATTTTATATGTCATGAGATCTTGCAGAGTGTACTATTAGTTTTGGTGGAAGAGCTACTAAGGACTTTGATCTAACATTAGTTATTTGTAAACATGTTTATAAACTTGACACATGAAAGCTTTTAATAAATTTgtttggaggtctcttccaacctagacgattctgttATACTGGAAGCATTGCTTTCTAGGTGTAGCTAGTTAACATCTCACGGTTATTTGGACTTAACATATATAAACCATATAATGGTTTCATCACCATTTGGTAGTTGACTGAAACAGCAATGAATAAGCtgatttttgacattttatttttgccctgTTTTCAGAGTTCACTGTCTGCTCTTCTGCTGAAGTAGGTATACAGGAATAAACTAAGACTTGATTTTAATTGGCAGCTTGAAGGCAAACTAGCTGACAAGAGGTAGGAAGCTGCCTGTCAGTTGTAGGGCTGAATTTCTAAGTCAGTTTCTATAGTAGTGCAGTTGGCTACTGTGATGCATTAACATTACACAACTATTTCTGACGTATCTAAAAGATAATGCAAggagtgaaaaataaagtttttcttaatgtttttataactGTCAGTATTAAATGTAAAGGGCTTACTGAGAACACATACTCAGTTGGGATTTGGGGCAGCCTGAAAGGTAggtaataatataaataaactgTATCACATAAATAGGTCATTTCAAAGTATACTGTCTAACACTGTACTCGATTATGGTTCACATCAGGCATACAGGTCTCTGGTCAAAACAGCTAATTTTCCTCAGTTATAATTATCCCCCCAAAAGTGGAAAAACTACTCAGTGTGAAGAAACATTAGCATTTGTGTCTGTAGCTTAACTGTTGGAGCTGTGGAGATTTTAAATGACTGTACGTGATAGAACACACAGATAATGTGTTCCATGTGTCTTCATATAGGTTGAATTGAATGATTTATCAAATACTAATTTATCATTGCAATGCCGAATTGATTTGATTGACTTGCTTatgtaaagatttaaaaaaaacaacactatgATGTGATTACTGTATTAGTATGCCTGACAAATGACATGAATATGTAGATTAATCATAACCATCTCTTTGGTACCAAATTTTTGctgcaaatatttgtatttacttgTAAAAGCCGTGTAGATTATTAAGGCATAAGCAAAGCTAGCTAATGCTTCAGAGCTTTATTCTGAAATCTAGTAGTAATAATATACTTGGAATCTAAAGATGTGGTGCCTGTGCTTTTCTAGTCTGAGGTGGGACAACATGTGCCTCACCTACGTGGACACGAGAGCAGTACGTGTTCCCAAGTCACATTATTAACAGAGTTGTACCTGCGGATGTCTGTGGTCAGCTCCTGGGCAGTAACTCACCCGCAGGCTGCTCTAAGTCCAGCTTGGGAATAGTAGAGAAAAGGCAGGCAGATGATGCTAGCTGTTGCTGGTGTCAGAACAGTTCATTTGGGTGTCTTAGTGTTCCTCAGACCTCAGGAGAGGAACAGCCTGCAGCCAGGACTAGTTGTTCAAactggctggctgctgcctaGAGCTGCTCTCCTGTGGGCTCTGCTGCCCATGTACAGTGATGCAGTTAGACGTGATGCAGTCAGATGTGCATTTCATATATGACAGGAGACAACTGTAGTCCCCCATCCATCTCAATCCATTTTTCCCAAGGTGCCCACTCCCAAAATCTAGAAACGCTCAAGAGGGTGTTGGTGCCCCAGCAATTCCTCCAATGCACAGCTTGATTTAGGGATGTTGTAAACGCTTCGGCAAGGAGAAGACGGTGTCAGCTCTCCTGGCAGGCAGCAAGACTGCTGATTGAACACACTTCACCTGATCTGGTCAGATGAAAACAGCCTGTACTTATGTAGGCAATTAAGTCTGTTAATGTGATCTTAATGTGTGcacctctgtattttttcagggTGTTGATGATGCCTTCTATACATTAGTTCGAgaaatcagaaaacacaaagagaagaTGAGCAAAGAcgggaaaaagaagaaaaagaagacaaagacaaaGTGTATAATTATGTAAATACAATTTATCCTTATTCTTAAGACATACTTAAGTAATTTTTGTACATTACACTAAATTATTAGCATTTGTTTTAGCATTACTTTACTTTCTGCTTCATGATCCTGTTAGCTTTACCTGaatgcttgtttttaatgacaGTGGAAACTTCATTCCTCTTAAAGTGCCAGTATTCTTTGAGTGTTGGTTCTTGAACTAGCAATGcctgtgaagaaaacaaacaaacaaacaaagacacaaaacaaacaaaaaaaacccccaCACACAAAAACCTGAGAACTGTCTTAGGACTCTTTGGTGCATGCACAGTTGCTAACTTCCTATTTTTCTTACTGATTGTGAACTTTCGTTCTGtgtgcaaacaaaacaatgaaatgatGCTCTACACATTCTAAcaccccctttatttttttttcttttcttttttttttaaatctggttGGGAAAACGGATTAGTTAGCAAAAGAGACTTTCATTTCAGACTTCCTTTTAATTTAGACTGACTGCAATATAGAGAGACCAGAAGCCTTTATAGTCTTCCTGTAGATTTTGCTTCTAGGCATCTAGTCTTGTAGCATTTCAGATCAACTTTAATGAATGTAAAGATAAAACTTTCACAAAAAATTTTTCACTGCAATTTGTCACGGTCACTCCTTAAAtactatattttttctataaaaaaaaaaaagaaaatttaaaaaaagacaataatgCACATCTGGcaatggaaaaagtaaaagttCTAATTAGATTGATTTGCTGTTGTTAATGCATTGCTTTAAGACTTTCACTTAACTCCTTGTGTCTGAAGACACCAAGGTGAAATCTTAGCTCTCCTGACTCCATAGCAGTAAATTATCTTAAAGTAGCTTTGTTCAGTAGGTACAGGATTTCACCCTTAGTGTCTCTAGGAAAAACTAGAAAGCCTTAATAGATAAGTTGATTCAAATTCTTAGGTTAATTCATACATGGATCCAGAATTTATCATAAGAATTAAATCAGAATGACTCCTAAATTATATAgcaaattaaaaccattttttttttcccaagggtggcatgaaatatttccagatgcctatttttaaattctagtAACCTCAAATCAATGAATTAATGAGCTTGAATTTAGCTGCTTCATGCAAATAATTTGGAAATCCACAATGCCATAAAATGGTGTGGAATTTGCACAAATCTTCAGCGTAGAACATTGTTCCCAGACTCAATGTTTGTGTGATGTTTGTGAAGTGCTGGTTTTGTTGCACAGATTATATGGTTGGTGAGTGGCATTCCAGTGTCTAGACTGTCATGAAATGAGACCAAGATTTTAATGTTGTCTTTCTCTGTGGTTatattttcttgtgatttttttccttttttttcttctgatcagAATTAATGCAGAATTTTTGCAGAAGCTTTCCATTTTGGTACTGAAGTAGTCTAGTCATTTTGCACCAAAGTAAGAGCCAGTAATTTCAGTGCTGCCAGTTCCTGTCATCTTACTGCAAATGTTGCCTTGTTAGATGCTTTTAGCTGTGGCCTCAGTTCCAGAAGGTACACTAGTCCCTAAGTCAGCTGCAGAGTAAAATTTGAAAGCGTGACTTCAGTGTACCCTAATTTAAACATGACATTGATGTAGGATAATTCAGGACACTGGACTGGTAAATCCTGGAAGTTTGGAACAGGAAATAGCAGCATTGCTCTAACCTAAAGTATAGCTAAACCATTACATGGAAATTTTACACAGTAGAATTCTAATATACCAGCGTAACTTAGACCTTAGATATGATGTCAAAGGTGCAACTgcataaatgtaattttttttctttctacaaaaagaaaaatacagcagtgacTGTTAGgtggagagctgcagagctggcaggggaaGTATACTGTCTGGATTGCAGCATGTTCTTTAACTAATGTGGCTGAGAATTTAACAAATGAACGTCTTTCCCTGCCTGCACTGCTTGTTCCCCTAGGCCCCCACCAAAACCCAGTCTCTCCCCTTTCAGCTTCGATACGAAATATACTTCAGATTATGAAAGATTGTGAAAAATGGTAATAGGAGAGACTAGCACTATATTTTAAGGGCCAGTAAGGAATACAGACAAATTCTTAatgttacaaaacattttacagcatCCAAGGTTAAAAGATGTATTGGAAACAGCTGGTTATTTGCACATTTTAGATGCTCTTGATTATATATGAAGAGCATAGCAAAACTTGATAGTATATCTTGAGCAAACAAAAGCAGTCCTTAGATGACTCTTAAGATTTTTGGTAACTGAGTCACACTGCATGTAAAATTAGGGCTGGTCTAAAATTCTCatgttaatttaattaaaaatggtaGGAGAAATAAATTTAGCAGAAATGTCTTAATCATCAAATGCAGATCAATATAGCTCTAATATGAAGCTATATGTAAGTAGTTTTTTCAGTAAGTGTGATCTGTAGCTACCAATCAAATTATTACAATCTATTTACATTTGCCCTtatagacattaaaaaaaaaagctcatccTTGCCACTGTTGTGCAGTTTTGTCTTAATATTTGTAAAGATTTGGTGAAGCATGTTGGATTGCAGCTTGCACACGTTGATCTcataattattctgttttttccatatttgaaatgctttcaaaaaacaTACCTGGATGTACTATCATTTCTGATAGTAAATGCTAAATAAACATGTGAATCACTTACCATGTTAATACATTAAATTGCCACGTGTCAGGGAGTAACACCTTCTTATGGTAGCTTTATGTAACATGGGTAAACAACTTTATCATCGGTTTTCTCAGAACTGAAAATTCTTTTAACCAGTCTCATTGCCctaaatttttttcctaacttaagaaaaaaaaagttacactgCATAGAATTTGTTACAATAACAGGATCTCTGTCATGGGTAAATCCCGACACACAATCTTCTACTCTTTGCTCTATAAAGCAATACAGTTATTACCTTCAAAGACCATCAAACTGTATACAAATCATTTTGTCTGAAGTTTACATAAAGCTACATAGATGGTAAATCTTTCCTAACATTTCTTTATTCCACTGTCTCGTGTTTTCATGttgaaaatacttctgctttttcctcttgagTGCCAACTTCTTACTAGAATGACTTCTTAATGTAACATGTTTACCTGGAAtgtattttaactatttttgtaTAGTGTAAACTGAAACATGCACATTTTGTACATTGTGCTTTATTTGATGTGGAACATATGCAGTGTGATCCAGTTTTTCCATCATTTGGTTGCGTGACCGGAATGTTGGTCATACCAGAtactaagtttaaaaaaaaaaaaaaaccactgttttaaaatttttaatgtttttaggAGTATGTGCTGTGAAGTGATCTggaatttgtcatttttttgtcAAACTGTACTGCTCCTATTTATtgtaatgtaataaaaaaaataggtattgTGAGTTTCTGTccatgtttgcttttctctccaaGAATTTCAGTACATCATCTTTGTAATGGGGTACCCCATGAACTGCATGTGTTTGGCgattgttttcagtttatttcttgTACTTCTCACTGCCTGTCATAAAGCGGTCGTCTTTGCCCACTGGTGTTCCCTTCCTCTGAGAGGGGTTGCAGCACTCTGACAAAATGCTTTGTAATACTGATCCCTCTAGCGGTCTGTGCTATTTTTGCATCCTGCTCTCTGAGCAGAGCCTTGCTTCAGGTGAGGTTGCACATCTTGTTCACTGGTGCATGCTACAATCTTTTTCTGGAATTAAAGGGCTACTAACTCTCAGCCATGCCCAGAGACCTTGTTTTTGTTAGTCGTAACAGCAGACTCGATTCAAATTTGTCTACAAGTCTAAAATAGCCAGAATAGCTTTTCTGTGCTCATTCCCAGGTGTGCATGTTTTCCTCTATCAAATGCCTTTTGTAAacttaaagagaaaatacaaaagacaCTCCTGACTGTGTCCTGTGGGGGGGAACAAAGTGTGGAATTACTACTGTTCTACAACTTGCACATTCACCCTTTTTAGTTATCCCATCTGGATAACCAGTTACCAAGAAGGGTAAGTTGAATTTTGTATGTAGAGGTATTTGTTCAGGATAGCTTTAAGTGCAACATGTTCTAGAGGAGTTAGTAAGTTATATGGGAATACTTTTTCAGATCAACGTGGTGCtacaaactgaagcacataCTTCATCTCAAAGTAGCATACCATCTAATTTACCTtaacttttttacttttctggaATTTATGCAGGTATAGACTGTTGCTGTTGTCAGCAGTTCTACTGCAGCGATTACTTACCTATATTTCAAAGATTATTTCTGTTCTATCTCCAGTGTCATTTagttctgtggggaaaaaaaaacaccacagtgtATATACAGAGTAACAGTTACGGCACAAGTTTGTGCTAGTTGAGCCAAAGCCTACAAAGAATTAGCTGTGGAGCAAACAGCCAGGGTCAAACTTCTCTTCCAGAGGAGAGGATCAAGTTCTAAACTCTTGCTACAGGAGTTACGCAACCTCACAAATCAGCAGTAGGAGCAGGAATTGTCTTTACGGTATAAATACTTAAACCATTGTTGTTCTACTCCATCCCCTTCCTGACCCTCTGGTGTTCTCTGTAACACAGTACCTCTGTCAGCCTGCTGATGGGAGTCTTGTACATGAAGTAGATGTAGCTAAAACCTTTGAGAACTTCCCTTTTGAGCAGGTGCTCAGTTATGGTGGGAATGATGCATTAGATGTACAAGCCTTGAAAAACCAGATTAATCCTCTAAGTAACAAGAGGCATGCAGCATCTCAAATCAGCATTCCAACACTCAGCTGATCAGCAGCTAACTGTTCAGCATGTACACTGAAATATAACAAGCACATTGCCACTGCTCCctgcagaattattttcatacatGAAGTTTCAGATCAAGGAGGTCAAAACTAGTCAAGAAAAACCTGCTACCCACGCAATACAACCCCCAAATCTTTCAAGCACCTACTTAAGGGTAAGCAAAGTCATAATTTGTACTTTAAATGGGTTGGAAggatttacttttcatttctttcgAGGTTACAGTTCTTTTATTGATTGCTTTTATGGATTTGTATCATTACAAACAGTCATTAATACTGGTTACTCCTTGTCATCATAGTAGCGCTGTTTCattgctctgtattttctgagaaagtACAAAGCCTCCAACTCTTTTATCACAAATTCTCCTCGGGCAATtagttgtttaattttttcGGGATCtttcacatctttattttttagaaaagctgctttcaaaCGGCTTCTAAAGTAGTCTGCTCCCTTGGGGTACTCCCTTCCGAGGTACAGCAGCttgagggaagaagaaaaaactcctTTTAGACAGACTTCACGTTAAAAGGGCTTTGTCCAGCTAAGCGCTCGGCGCATTTAAGGCACTTACGTTTTTGTAAAGATTCAGCACTTCCCCTCGTAAAGAATTGGCCATTCTCCCATTTCGCTGAACTCCGCAGTCTTGCGCgattgtttttgttaatttacCTGAAGAATAATCACTTTGACGTTAGCCTTTGGTGGAAGTCCATAAATCCCGGTCCAACCTCCCGTAGCAATTACAGTTTCGCCATTTACAGTTCTTTACCGTTATGGGGATATTTCTCGGGTcgaggggaggagaggggagtgGAAGGTCAGCGGCTCACCGGCTGCGCGCTCTGCCGTAACGCCGCGCCGCTTTACGGCAAGGCCGCACCGCGCGGCACCGCCCTTCCGCTGGGCGCGGCCGTCGTCCCGGCAACGCGGCGGCGCCATGGTGAGGGCGGGCGGCCTGCTCCTCATGTCGTCTCCTGTCGCGCCATGTCGCCACTTGTCGCCGACTGCGGGGGGCCCCGAGCAGCCTCAGCTGCCGCGGAATGTCCCCGTGAGGGAAGGGGGTCCGGCCGTTGTGGTCGCGGCGCGGCGGGGGTTAACGAGGGGGGTGTCAGCAGCGCCAGGTGGTCGACTCAGAAACCGCTGAAAACCTTGTTTTTTGACTAAAGTAGTGCTTTGGGCTAAGCTACGTGCGTGGTGCGTGCCCAATGTCTAACGGGAATATACAGCTGTAGTCCGAGTGTTAGTTATGGTGGGCTGGAGTCGTGTCAGCAGCGAATTATCCCCAATACTGAAATTATCATCCATTCTTGGTGGGCAGTCTCAGCTTGCTTTACGGACTAGTTGGCTTTTCTAATGATTTTTAATGCTCTATACCTTGTTCTCTGATGCttgctttttccctcccccccccccccccccaacttctAGGGtccaaaaaagaataaaaaggtgGGTAGGTAAAGTTATGCTCTATTTCATATAAAACACTTTGGACCTTGCAGTGCTCATTTCAATGCtgtgctgttattttctgttgttttgcaaATTCAGTGAGTAAAATTTCTAAGTGTTTCATGCTGAAATTAAAGTAAGCATTGGATATTTTTGGACTTTACATATACAAAACGATATTTTTAAGCTGTTCTGCAATAATAAAGGTGCTGCGAAAATTGCATGCTCTTTAAAAACgacttatttcttttttgaccCATATTTCTTGGCCAGTTGGTCAGATTCGAAGAGGGGCAGGTGCCTCCATGACACTCAGCGTGTGCACCTTGCACAAGGAGGCTGCGTAGCATGGCAGCAGAACTGCTAGGGAAGAGGGGGCAAATTTGGCCCAGGCACAGCATTTGGCTTGGTACTGGATGGCGGGGCAGCAAGCCGGTGTCCTGGCTTTCAGGCCACTGAGCTTGATGGGTAGGGGGGATGGACAACAGACAGAAGTCTACATGAGGTGGGATTTTGTTAGTTCGTGTCTGTCGCTCATTCTCAGttgcaatgaaaatgaaactatcCCCACCCCCAGAAAGAATACATTCAAATGTGTTCTTTGGGGAATTGTACATCTCACATCTGTCAGTACTACATTAAGTCATAAGATTGTGAAAGCAAGTTGACTAAAAAGCGATTATAAGTAATTGAAGCAAGAtgatcttttcattttcactggaaGGAAAGatatttggattttattttttatttttttatttttttttcaattggaAGGAACTGACCTTTCTATGAAATTGCAAAAGGTAGAATCACGTTTTTTATTGACTGTTGTAGAAGAGTTTTGCAAGTAAATGCTTTGGTAAGAAATATGGCAAGATGTGATGCTAACTCTGCTGGCTGTACATTTGTTGTTGGAACTGAACTTTCACCATTGTTTTTGTTCAAGCTTCATGGTAGACTTTGTGTTCAAAACtacatttatgcatttatttattgctgtgcAAAGTAATGTAAAGTGAGTAGCTTTCTAAGtagttatttatttctgaaaatatacttGTCAAAATCAAAGTGCGACATAACAGTATTGAGGATACATTTTGTGTGTGCTGAATGACAAAGGTGTTCCTTATTTATGTCTGAAGTTCACTGTAAATTGGTTTACTTTTAACAATATTTACCATATTACAAAGAATACTCGGGTGGAATGGTTGGAAAGAGTTCATGTGCCATCGGGTTCATTTGCAGGTGTTTGGACTTAAGTTTTCATTTGGTCTTTCTCCCTGTCAGCGGTGTTGGAtctctttctctatttctgtGTTTACATCTCTGCAAGAGGGGCACTGTGTTTCTGTGCTGATTTGGTGCCATTCTGCACCCATTTCTCTGTTGAGGAGGAGGTTTGCATTCCCAATAGATACCTTTCGTCCTTAGGTCTCCTGTACATTGTGATACAATCCAGGTGTATTCACTTGCTGGTGCTGTGGATGATAGTGGATCATACTGGTTTAGGCATTTTACCTTCCCAGGCTGAATCCTTGTAAGCACTTGTCTCTCACCAGTGAGTATGGGGATTTAGGATCCTAATTTCAGCTCTCTGAAATACATCATCGAGGTCAGATGTCTAAATAGATGATGTGTCTCCTCCTCTTTTCACATTACCACATCTGCTGAACCCATTTACATTCcatattttctctgctttgaaaaattaaatgcgtgatttcatttaatttcttttcactggCGTTTCAGCAGCAGAATGCCATTGTTCAGCCAGTACACAAAACACaagtcatttgttttccttgataTCTTGTATTTTGTCATCTGTAGTTTTGCTTTCAATGTTTGTTTAGCCTGCTGTCACTCCTTGTTTTCTCCATACATTGGGGACTATGCagaatactattttttttctcacatatgcaaaaaaaatctgctccaCTAAAGCAATACTGTTGGCTGTGAATTCATATTGCGGTTCACTACAAGGTCAGCTTCCTTGTTTTCACAAGCTCCATGAACTTGCTTTGATTTACTTCTTGGtccatctttctctttcatctctGATAGtagtctcttctttttttttcttttttcttttttctttttgttttgtgtgtgtgtgtgtgtgtgtttggttcttgtttgtttgttaattgtGTTGTTTTCAGGCCTTGTCTTTGTAGCATCTGCCTTCAGGAGCAGTGCTCCTCCATGGTATCATTCCATCAACCCCAGGTGGAATCGAGCCACACTGACTGCAAGTGTATTATATGCAATGGCAGCATTTGCCTGTGTACACACTGAGTAAAACTGAATAAAGATAGTTGGATTTTACCAAATATGCACTTGTTGAGGGTTATGACCCTAGGCTGTATTTGCTACTGCATCAATAggaaatcagtattttccttgTGTGTCTTTAAGTGCAGTTTTATAGTGACATTGCTGATCCTGCATGTTTGATTGAACACTACAAGACTGTGTCAAcataaagtaattaaaaaaaatcatccaagAATCTGCCTTTTCGCtggtgaggggaaaaaaaaagtgaggggCCATTAATATCTTCATACTGTGGGAGAATTATGCTTTACATATAGCTGTTCAAGTCTCTTGAAGACAGCTTGGCCCTGTGCATATTATTacagtttatatatttataaaccaGTGAGGTATTGATGAGACCTATGAATTACAGGGCAAAAATAAGTGTTCCCTTTTGGTTAATGTTACATGACTGTAGGTTATGTGTGGTGTTTACCTTGTCTTTTATTATTGAAATGTTCTTCATGCAAAGATTTGATAATTTCTGAGAAACACAAACTTAGAATATTGTTATTCTAGGATTAGCCTAGAGGTTAGTGCTGGTTGGAGCAGTTAACTGTTTTGAGTTGCAGTTTGGATTTTATAACAGTAGGGAGAGATCTGTTGTCTTGTGGTTTAGATGCTTCTAAATACAAGACTTGCGAATGTCCCAAAATGCGTTTCCTATTAGTATCTTAAGATGTTTGAAGCTGTAACATCTTCTTTCTTACCAGATCTACTTGTTATTCCATTTCCACATTCAAAATAATATTCCTGTGTTCAGGAATGCCTGGCACAGAATGATCCATTATGTATAAGAGCATATATTACAtcatgaaaatggaaagaaaaatggagaatgGGATGTATATTGCCGTGTTAGGGCACCAATGGCAGTCTAAAATCTTAATTTGGATTCACGGATCACATTAAAAGAGCTTAAGTTACAGAGGGTGAACACCTCCCCAGAGGTATGAAAGTAATactgacatttgttttcttttaatttgttgcAAAGAAAAAGTCCAGTGgcaaagaaaaagttaaagctgaaaaactgagattacagaaagaagaggaagaaaggaggctGAAAGAGGAAGGTACTATGCACTTCATTTACAGGGGAAGTGATGGtacaaatcatttattttaattagacaAAAAGTAATCTGCCTAACTGTATGTGCACTGTTATCAGTGTATTTCACAAATACAAGTGATTCATCTCTCTTCTCTTGTGTGGGACAAGTTCTGTGTTACTTCTTACTGCCTCCCACATCTCACTTTCCTATTAAAGCCACACTTTTTCCTCTAGTTATTTCTACCATGATTAGGAACCTGGGAGTGAAAGTAGCAggaaaaattagattttcttcctctattaCCACTACATTTTGAAACACTCTCAGTGAGTTAGAAATGCAATGTtctgtggttttcttctctCAAGCCTATTTATTAGTAGGTAAGAGAAATTCTCTGAAAAGGACTTTTTCCAGAGAAGACACACAGGGTACATCAATTGTCAGGAGGTGGCTGGTGTCCCTAGGCTATCCCTTTGCTGTCCCTGTGGCAGCAAAGAAAAGCTAAACCTGTGATCAGGAGTAACTGATCCTGAAGGGGATCGACAGCCAATGAGACATGCCTAAAACTTCATctgtttcagtaaagaaataacTCTAAGATTGAGTTTCCCACCAAAAGGTgtaggaaaggaggagaagctTAAAACTGAACCGATCAGGCAGTTTCACCATTGGATTAAGAACCTGGGCCTGTTCAAGCTGTAGGTAAAGGAAGAGGGTGCTCCTGCT
This genomic window from Cygnus olor isolate bCygOlo1 chromosome 1, bCygOlo1.pri.v2, whole genome shotgun sequence contains:
- the ETFRF1 gene encoding electron transfer flavoprotein regulatory factor 1 isoform X1, with the protein product MRSRPPALTMAPPRCRDDGRAQRKGGAARCGLAVKRRGVTAERAAGKLTKTIAQDCGVQRNGRMANSLRGEVLNLYKNLLYLGREYPKGADYFRSRLKAAFLKNKDVKDPEKIKQLIARGEFVIKELEALYFLRKYRAMKQRYYDDKE
- the ETFRF1 gene encoding electron transfer flavoprotein regulatory factor 1 isoform X2, translating into MANSLRGEVLNLYKNLLYLGREYPKGADYFRSRLKAAFLKNKDVKDPEKIKQLIARGEFVIKELEALYFLRKYRAMKQRYYDDKE